One Campylobacter concisus DNA segment encodes these proteins:
- a CDS encoding 7-carboxy-7-deazaguanine synthase QueE, protein MSKELELVEAFLSIQGEGAYQGRLAIFLRFLGCNLNCSGFGVKTRSLKTGEELLGCDSIRAVFKGHFHHKKHSADQILSIVDSFSKGLEQKPIIVLTGGEPLIWHQNENFINLVRNLLINYEVHFETNGTILVDFDKFEIYKNCHFALGVKLANSGVGEQKRINLDAILAIKNNAKSSFLKFVLSRFDESELEEILDIKNRTNLPVWCMAMGANENELGKNALKTAQFAIKHGFNYSDRIHIRLWSDKEGV, encoded by the coding sequence ATGAGCAAAGAGCTAGAACTAGTTGAAGCATTTTTAAGCATCCAAGGCGAGGGCGCTTATCAGGGAAGACTCGCTATATTTTTACGCTTTTTGGGCTGCAACCTAAACTGCTCTGGCTTTGGCGTAAAGACAAGATCTTTAAAAACAGGCGAAGAGCTTTTGGGCTGTGATAGCATAAGAGCCGTTTTTAAAGGGCATTTTCACCACAAAAAACACAGCGCAGATCAAATTTTAAGCATAGTTGATAGCTTTAGCAAAGGCTTAGAACAAAAGCCGATCATCGTTTTAACAGGCGGCGAGCCACTCATCTGGCATCAAAATGAAAATTTCATAAATTTGGTAAGAAATTTGCTTATAAATTACGAGGTGCATTTTGAGACAAATGGCACGATCTTGGTTGATTTTGATAAATTTGAAATTTATAAAAACTGCCATTTTGCACTTGGCGTAAAGCTAGCAAATAGCGGAGTTGGCGAGCAAAAACGCATAAATTTAGATGCTATTTTAGCTATCAAAAATAACGCAAAAAGTAGCTTTTTAAAATTTGTCCTCTCGCGCTTTGACGAAAGTGAGCTGGAGGAAATTTTAGATATAAAAAATAGAACAAATTTGCCAGTTTGGTGCATGGCGATGGGTGCAAATGAGAACGAGCTAGGCAAAAATGCTCTAAAAACAGCGCAATTTGCCATAAAGCATGGGTTTAACTATTCAGATCGTATCCACATCAGGCTTTGGAGCGATAAAGAGGGTGTTTGA
- the moaA gene encoding GTP 3',8-cyclase MoaA, with protein MLIDKYGRVVDYLRISVTQRCNFRCRYCMPTTPFSWTPKENLLTFEELFLFVKVAIDEGVKKIRITGGEPLVRKDLDVFIKMISDYKPDIDLALTTNGFMLPHFAKRLKDAGLKRINMSLDTLNEQKAKFIAQKSVLHEVLAGFEAALDAGLKVKINTVALKGFNDDELVNLLEFAKFRNSQIRFIEYMENSHAKEDLKGLKSDEILKIISQKYNVTKDEKLPNAPASIYRLDDGYKFGIIDPHKHDFCESCNRIRLSAEGLLIPCLYFEDALSIKKAVANGDIVAASEILRQVLANKPKENKWALGAENETSSRAFYQTGG; from the coding sequence ATGCTAATAGATAAATATGGTCGGGTTGTTGATTATTTAAGAATTTCCGTGACGCAGCGTTGTAATTTTAGATGTAGATATTGCATGCCTACGACACCATTTAGTTGGACGCCAAAAGAGAATTTACTAACATTTGAAGAGCTATTTTTATTTGTAAAAGTAGCTATCGACGAGGGTGTGAAAAAGATCAGGATCACAGGCGGTGAGCCACTCGTGCGCAAGGATCTGGACGTCTTTATAAAGATGATAAGCGATTATAAGCCAGACATCGATCTAGCGCTTACGACAAATGGCTTTATGCTGCCACACTTTGCCAAAAGGCTAAAAGATGCTGGTCTAAAGCGCATAAATATGTCGCTTGATACGCTAAATGAGCAAAAGGCTAAATTTATCGCTCAAAAAAGCGTCCTACACGAGGTTTTAGCTGGCTTTGAGGCAGCACTTGACGCTGGGTTAAAAGTCAAGATAAACACCGTCGCGCTAAAAGGCTTTAACGACGATGAGCTAGTAAATTTGCTTGAGTTTGCTAAATTTAGGAACTCTCAGATCAGATTTATCGAATATATGGAAAATTCGCATGCCAAAGAGGATCTAAAAGGGCTAAAAAGCGATGAAATTTTAAAGATCATCTCGCAAAAATATAATGTCACAAAAGATGAAAAACTGCCAAACGCGCCTGCGTCTATTTACAGACTTGATGACGGCTATAAATTTGGCATTATTGACCCTCACAAACACGACTTTTGCGAGAGTTGCAACCGCATCAGACTAAGCGCTGAGGGCCTTTTGATACCTTGCCTTTACTTTGAAGATGCACTAAGCATCAAAAAAGCAGTTGCAAATGGCGACATCGTCGCAGCAAGCGAAATTTTAAGACAAGTGCTTGCCAACAAGCCAAAAGAGAACAAATGGGCGCTAGGAGCTGAAAACGAAACCTCTTCAAGGGCCTTTTACCAAACTGGTGGTTGA
- a CDS encoding DUF6115 domain-containing protein encodes MEIYIFLGFGIVLAIIIALIFIKDSETNKKFARYERAIESAMQENYNLKKQLVALASFKPDDDEQLKDVKDELKEQINEQINEKIVPIIRAIKSIERVIDDFANEQKDRMFNLEERTRDINKIAPSVINEEEQILKMFKDGKSAAMIAKDLHVGMGRVEFVLKFHKLA; translated from the coding sequence ATGGAAATTTACATTTTTTTAGGTTTTGGTATCGTTTTGGCGATAATAATAGCTTTGATATTTATAAAAGATAGCGAGACAAATAAGAAATTTGCAAGGTATGAGCGTGCCATAGAGAGCGCCATGCAAGAAAACTACAATCTCAAAAAGCAGCTAGTCGCACTTGCGAGCTTTAAGCCTGATGATGACGAGCAGCTAAAAGATGTAAAAGATGAGCTAAAAGAGCAGATAAACGAGCAGATAAACGAAAAAATTGTGCCGATAATCCGCGCTATAAAGAGCATCGAGCGAGTGATCGATGACTTTGCAAACGAGCAAAAAGATAGGATGTTTAACCTTGAGGAGCGAACAAGAGATATCAATAAAATCGCCCCAAGCGTTATCAACGAAGAAGAGCAAATTCTAAAGATGTTTAAGGACGGAAAGAGCGCAGCCATGATCGCTAAAGACCTTCACGTGGGTATGGGGCGAGTTGAGTTTGTGCTTAAATTTCATAAATTAGCCTAA
- the mqnP gene encoding menaquinone biosynthesis prenyltransferase MqnP, translating to MIKKLKDIAELIVFKHSVFALPFIFVAMIVASKIENGSAWFGFKLLILGTICAVSARNFAMAFNRYQDEDIDKLNPRTASRPSVDGRIGKGNMQLFIAANALIFIICAYFVNSLAFWLSFPILAILGGYSLFKRFSELAHLVLGLSLGLAPIAGVVAVSAAIPLWSVLLCLGVTFWVAGFDLLYSLQDMKFDQENKLFSIPAIYGDKATLFLSAIFHALAFILWLLFAWAAGLGAMAFFGIVVSGVILFFEHRIVRRDFSKIDRAFFTLNGYLGILFFIFVWISVL from the coding sequence ATGATCAAAAAGCTAAAAGATATCGCAGAACTCATCGTTTTTAAGCATTCGGTTTTTGCCCTGCCATTTATCTTTGTGGCGATGATAGTTGCGAGCAAGATAGAAAACGGCTCAGCTTGGTTTGGCTTTAAACTGCTTATTTTAGGCACTATTTGCGCGGTTAGCGCTAGAAATTTCGCCATGGCGTTTAACAGATACCAAGACGAGGACATCGACAAGCTAAACCCACGTACTGCAAGCCGTCCAAGCGTAGATGGGCGCATCGGCAAGGGCAATATGCAGCTTTTCATCGCAGCAAACGCGCTTATCTTTATCATCTGCGCCTATTTTGTAAATTCGCTCGCATTTTGGCTGAGCTTCCCTATCCTTGCTATTCTTGGCGGATATTCGCTGTTTAAGCGATTTAGCGAGCTAGCGCACTTGGTGCTAGGCCTTAGTCTTGGACTTGCTCCTATCGCTGGCGTGGTCGCAGTGAGCGCTGCCATACCGCTTTGGAGCGTGCTACTTTGCCTTGGTGTGACATTTTGGGTGGCTGGATTTGACCTGCTTTATTCACTTCAAGATATGAAATTTGACCAAGAAAACAAGCTCTTTAGCATACCAGCGATATATGGCGACAAGGCTACGCTCTTTTTATCAGCCATTTTCCACGCTCTAGCCTTTATACTTTGGCTGCTTTTTGCTTGGGCGGCTGGACTTGGAGCGATGGCGTTTTTTGGCATTGTGGTAAGTGGCGTGATATTATTTTTCGAGCATAGGATCGTAAGGCGCGACTTTAGCAAGATAGATCGGGCGTTTTTCACACTAAATGGCTACTTGGGAATTTTATTTTTCATCTTTGTTTGGATAAGTGTATTATGA
- a CDS encoding FAD-dependent oxidoreductase: MSKIAIIGDSFSALFTALELAKKNEGILVISSQKDEFESGILTPFNTPALARDGAVSSSFLGLVSKKSELDIALCLNENFRAWIANFTLKSTKAHDKKMRILFKKFGQKSFEILKELNEKYPQIKFDESGVYLIFSEDESFKKRLDEMKVADSEQEILSVDSELANFGFINKNIKGALNLAKNASADVKELRNALFSELNELGVQFINDEIYELKTQGQAVQKAVGRAGEYEADSFVVASRNLELSNKLGTNLNAILAKFYTIDLVLSEDQTPKKPIILNDMFAKIYPTKNGVTIITNLQVGAIDTLVKTEKINTFLNELKRHLGISELKEPSFRANFVLLSSNDKPAIGRDETYQNLLYNQAYGLNELSFAPHFAGVLADLIKEGKSNEDSDEILLFSSLYEG, from the coding sequence ATGAGTAAAATAGCGATTATCGGAGATAGTTTTAGTGCGTTATTTACGGCACTTGAGCTAGCTAAAAAGAATGAGGGAATTTTAGTTATTAGTAGCCAAAAAGATGAGTTTGAGAGCGGAATTTTAACCCCATTTAACACCCCAGCTCTCGCAAGAGATGGAGCGGTATCTAGCTCGTTTTTGGGACTAGTTAGTAAAAAAAGCGAGCTTGATATAGCGCTTTGCCTAAATGAAAACTTTAGAGCTTGGATAGCGAATTTTACGCTTAAATCAACAAAGGCTCACGACAAAAAGATGAGAATTTTGTTTAAGAAATTTGGACAAAAGAGCTTTGAAATTTTAAAAGAGCTAAACGAAAAATATCCGCAGATAAAATTTGATGAGAGTGGTGTTTATCTCATATTTAGCGAGGATGAGAGCTTTAAAAAGAGGCTTGATGAGATGAAAGTCGCTGATAGCGAGCAAGAAATTTTAAGCGTGGATAGCGAGCTAGCAAATTTTGGATTTATAAATAAAAACATAAAAGGTGCGCTAAATTTAGCTAAAAACGCGAGTGCCGATGTTAAAGAGCTACGAAACGCACTTTTTAGCGAGCTAAACGAGCTTGGAGTGCAGTTTATAAATGATGAAATTTATGAGCTAAAAACGCAGGGGCAAGCCGTGCAAAAGGCAGTTGGCAGGGCTGGCGAGTACGAGGCTGATAGCTTTGTCGTGGCGAGTAGAAATTTGGAGCTTTCAAACAAGCTTGGGACAAATTTAAACGCCATTTTGGCTAAATTTTACACGATCGACCTTGTGCTAAGTGAAGATCAGACCCCTAAAAAACCGATCATTTTAAATGATATGTTTGCCAAAATTTATCCAACCAAAAATGGTGTCACGATCATCACAAATTTACAAGTGGGCGCGATCGATACGCTTGTAAAAACAGAAAAGATCAACACATTTTTAAACGAGCTAAAAAGACACCTTGGCATAAGCGAACTAAAAGAGCCTAGTTTTAGGGCAAATTTCGTGCTTCTTAGCTCAAACGACAAGCCAGCGATCGGACGAGATGAGACATATCAAAATTTACTTTATAATCAAGCATACGGACTAAACGAACTAAGCTTTGCACCGCACTTTGCAGGCGTTTTGGCTGATCTTATAAAAGAGGGCAAAAGTAACGAAGATAGCGATGAAATTTTACTTTTTAGCTCACTTTACGAGGGCTAA